The Arachis ipaensis cultivar K30076 chromosome B03, Araip1.1, whole genome shotgun sequence region GTTTGCGCTGTGTTCTCCTAATTCTCTAGATTCATATATTGGGGTTGTAGCCGCCAATTGATGCATACGCGTGCCGCATGTGTACGCGTCCATGCCCTTTTTTTTTTGACAGAAATACTAAAAGTAGCTTAAAATCTCCCTAAACTCTACCTACAACTCAAAACCAACTACAAAtgcaaatttaataaaaatttcaaaagcaAATAAACATAACATGCACTTCAAGAAACTAACAACCAAAGCATTAAGGCATGACTATATTAAGaggaaaactacctacaatggtaactcaaatcacttattgaTCAAATTACAAGAGAGAGTGGAAacaatttaccatggtggggtgtctcccacctagcacttttattttaagtccttaaattggacatttgggaagctctttgtcatggtaGCTTGTGTTTCTACCCATCCtcgaatctccaaggatctttgctcctcGAATGGTTGACAGAAATTCCAACCGTCTTCATCAAGCTTGGGTGGAGTTCAACCCAAGATATGAGTTCGCAAAGTTGGTCTTCCAAGTGGGATCCggggtcccatatcttattttcatacCTGTCTTCTAGTTGATTATCATGGttcttccatccgggtggtgGACATAGAGAAGTCTCCTTAGAAAGCCAAATCATCTTCCTAGACCCACACAAAGTAGTACTCATCCAATCATGGTCGCTTTGCTTCGAAGCTTCgaccttaatgagcctaataCTAAACTTCCTaccactacacaactcccttTCGCtattaactccacaaagagctctaagttgaccctccgtttcaatcaaaccatattcaagtgagaaagtgaagttTAAGGgtaggaattttacccacttgcaTGTTGTGTTGGacggtgacttaggaaggggaacctccccacacttagacaatgcgaggttTACTCCCTTAGGCTCTTCCttagttgtttccacctcttgacaacttctttcaaTTTTGGCTTGCTTGTCAtcttcttccaattcctcctcatcatcaatcaCATCAAGCTTTGGAGGCTGTGTGAAGTTCAATTCAATATCAACTTCACCTTTAATGGAAGGGTCTTCAACAAAGTCACCAATGTCAATTGGCATGGAGTTGTCTTCAATAACTTCAACTTCTTGTCCAATGGGAGGGGATTCAATGTTGGATAGAAAGtcattgatgattgaatccatctctcgatcaacctcttcatattcttcaattttgatatacTCCGGAGGTTGTTGAAACTCccatggtggttccgcatctcctagatcttcaaccacttcttccttttctccaaTAATCGTAGGTTTCTCCAATGGTTCCAATATAAAGCCCAACTCCTCCTTCTCCAACGGATTTTCTGACCTCTTCtttatgctttgctcttcttttgatcctTTACATGTGGCtacggaagcaccttgagtgttcaagcattggtaggctaaagtgtgcactaccttggtcaagttcgTCACAAACTCTagtgtgttcctttgcatatccacttgtccttgaagtagcaaagtgagagaatcatccattggggcttggggtggataagagggttcatcattttggaggaATGGTTCATAGTAGGAAAGTGATTCTTTTTGGTAAGGATATGAAGATGgtatgtattgaggtggttcttggtagtaaTCATGAGAGGGTTGTGGttgttctaaaggttcttgctcataacggTCACAAGGATATggcatgggtgattggtcatataaTAGATATGGATCATAGGAGGGTGCTTGGTAAAgaaaggcttgtgagaatggttgaggttcatgttgaggataggattcataggcatatgatggtggtaattgattgtcacaaaaagattcaccatagccattaaattgacatgcattaggatggtgattatacctataagtatccggaggtggttgccaataggagtgatcaattccttgaggctcctcccatctttgttggttccatccttgatacatgtggtcattgaagttcacatttcctacaacacaattagaaccaaactcatagccaaaagggtaaGACTTCATAATGGATACAAAAACAAActaacaaagtcctaaagctatcAAAAGCTAAGAAAGAGgtaaaagacaaacatattcacaatattcacatatatacaataaccaataacaaggcacacaattgcaaattccctggcaacggtgccattttgatgaatggaattTTGGTGgtatagaattcacaaatgaaattttgtcgaagtatagtttctaaaccaacaataatcctttcatacaaaaatgtgtttgtcacaagtacaaacccctaaaattataaaccgaagtattcaaacctcgagttgtctctcaaagaaattacagggtagtgttcttgttattggccatgggcatgtatattttggggttttgaataggaaacaagaaaagtaaattgcaaaggaaatcaaatgacaaaaaaggtcttggcaaggtttggtggtcaaggatctctatccttatcactaaccacaatatggtAATTGCAAGGATCACTCCCACTAAGTCATCCGTTaacaagcaaaggaaagtcaagtgagctatatcaatccaagtccataggtcctagctattcactaattgaattaatgagagctagagttaatggctaccaactatcaataacttggacattagtgactcaagaattcctaatttaccttcccaagccaagagcataaaattttactctaacatcttctcaagcattttaacaaacacttggaaggtataaaggaaaagcatagtaaattgacaacaacaatgaaatctaacaacactttactacaaggaattaacaacaacaatcaaaaggaacattattgacatgaattacctcaaattgaattgaaagaaaatggaaggaacaagagtagatctacaacaaagtaatGAAACAACATAgagaaaattacaacaaaagaatagaagaacgagatgtaaaatcaaagaattgagaggtagaagtaGCTGAAAGCATGGATTAAAACCTAGATCCaagattattgacctaaacctaatcctaattccagAGAAAGGTGAGGGCTTCtctaactaatcctaatcctCATGTCTCAAAATGATGTAATCCCCCTtttgctcttcaatccttggctctTTTAAGTgcttttggcgccaaagttggtttagATTGGGCCCACAGCCTCTGTGAATTCACTGGGCAcgttttcacttaaaaatcacgtgccagcACCGACGCGTATGTGTACATCACGCGTGAGcatcttttttatcttttcctagtgaatttgcatctaaattgttgaatttaataaagaattaattatattttagccactatggatgctattttgagttttatgcaatactgtttattttaggtagcattcggttggatttgatggagtttctgcagcacaagaatcaaaagAGATGGCAGAGAGGAGCGACGCATacacgtgcctgacgcgtacacgtaatttgaagatttgctcagtgacgcgtgtgcgtgactgatgcgtacacgtgactcGCGGAAAAAGACCATTGACGCGtgtgcgtgaccgacgcgtacgcgtaacatgCGCAACGTGCAAAAAACGCAAAAAGACGCtgagggcgatttttgggctgttttgacccagttttcagcccagaaaacacagattagaagctgtagaatggacaaatcaagtggtccccacccatcagctaaagacttgttaattaattcgaatttaaattcaaatttgatttttaaataggaaaagatattattttaattttaattttagaaatttgatttttaaattattaggattagttataaaaggggatTCAGATCCATCAGATTGGAACTCAGTacatttttacctgaatccttattttctctttaccatgagcaactaatcctctattgttaaggttaggagctctatctatttctatggattgattttattactttttctattttaatttatgtatggatttatatttaagaattgttttcgttctttattttatgaatttgggtggaatgaaagtatgaccctctttctaaatgcgttcttgtataacttggaaaagctctttacttgaacaacagcttgaaaacatattctcctaaatttctaatttatcTGGATTTAATAGTTGTGGGTTCCTTCTTAGCACATTCTTCTACTAACTTACACTTATTAACCATCTCAGCAAAATTTCGTATCTCCAATGGAACTACTGAACTCATCAGATCGTCACGAAGGCCCCCTTCGAacttcaaacacttccattcttcaaagtcagcagGATTCCCTTGGCAGATCCTGGAGAAACGGCACAAGTCATCAAACTTACGGGCATATTCTGCAACAGTTGTGTTACCCTGtttcagctgcataagttccatcCCCTTAGCGTCACGAGCTGCCCTCGgaaaatactttttataaaattcatcCTTAAAAGTATTCCAAGGAATATCGCCTTCATCTTGTTGCAACAGTCGTTGTATCCCCTTCCACCAATACTCAGCTTCTCCTTCCAGCATATAAGTAGCGAACTCCACGTGTTGGCTTTCCGGAACATGCTGCGCTCGCAGTGATCGTTCAATAGCTCGAAACCAGTTGTCAGCATTagtcgcaacgagtgtacctTTAAACTTAGGCGGTTTAACTTTCAAAAaagtcgcaagggtcataggtctttggagatgccccaagttattctcatcatttcCACTATCTTCCCCGTGCTCATTCTCATTCCCGTTTCTCACTCCAAGACaatcaacagccctagccgctgctacTGCAGCCTCACGCACTGCCTCAGCCACATCGTTCATGGTAGTCATAAACGTCtcctgttccctctcgtagttaacattaggaattccttctcGTATGCCTCATCTCCATGAACCCATCGtggtcctgttcacaccaaacaatcattattaaggtgatcagtcttaacacttcaagtcaagtgtgaacactcccagaatgaaaacacagagacaatcatgcaacacatatcacatagatatcctataagcatgagacacacaatagAGTATGCAAttaagcatagtcagtccactccccaggctctattgggaacgaactgcGCTGATACCaacttgtaacgacccaactcccagtatgccatggtcatacaagaagctaagtgttactaacttatccttcctaattattatttattatttaaaaatatgagcatgttccttgttagagcgatgccaattttacg contains the following coding sequences:
- the LOC107633214 gene encoding uncharacterized protein LOC107633214, which translates into the protein MTTMNDVAEAVREAAVAAARAVDCLGVRNGNENEHGEDSTLVATNADNWFRAIERSLRAQHVPESQHVEFATYMLEGEAEYWWKGIQRLLQQDEGDIPWNTFKDEFYKKYFPRAARDAKGMELMQLKQGNTTVAEYARKFDDLCRFSRICQGNPADFEEWKCLKFEGGLRDDLMSSVVPLEIRNFAEMVNKCKLVEECAKKEPTTIKSR